In Streptomyces sp. NBC_00433, a single genomic region encodes these proteins:
- a CDS encoding LacI family transcriptional regulator has product MNIGEIARRAGVSRSTVSYALSGKRPVAPATRTRIQDVIDELGYRPNATARALKEGRTRTLGLVIPPASKRLTHMQLDFVAGVVDVAADADLDVLLSPSGGDHDRSFERLVSESRVDGVILMEIRVEDARVGRLQQTGLPFVGIGHPADDERMCWIDIDYAGLIHHTVRHLADLGHRKVALVNRSPELVAAGYGPARRASEGFTAATRERHLEGVEATCGDDARSGQECVEQLLRDHPDLTAVTTVNEAALPGVQRALADAGLSVPSDFSVTGVAGRMWAEDFRPPLTAADVPAQEMGAQAVALLIERIAEPATQPRHILLAPPVSLRASTGAVRFRSSGPPGSRTGAAQ; this is encoded by the coding sequence ATGAACATCGGGGAGATCGCCCGGCGTGCGGGGGTGTCGCGCAGCACCGTCTCGTACGCGCTGAGCGGCAAGCGCCCGGTCGCGCCCGCGACCCGCACGCGGATCCAGGACGTGATCGACGAGCTGGGCTACCGTCCGAACGCCACCGCGCGAGCGCTGAAGGAGGGCAGGACCCGCACGCTCGGACTGGTGATCCCGCCGGCGAGCAAGAGGCTGACCCACATGCAGCTGGACTTCGTCGCCGGCGTGGTCGACGTCGCGGCCGACGCGGACCTGGACGTCCTGCTGTCCCCTTCCGGCGGCGACCACGACCGGTCCTTCGAGCGGCTGGTCTCCGAAAGCCGCGTCGACGGCGTCATCCTGATGGAGATCCGGGTCGAGGACGCCCGCGTGGGCCGCCTGCAGCAGACAGGGCTGCCCTTCGTCGGCATCGGCCACCCCGCGGACGATGAGCGGATGTGCTGGATCGACATCGACTACGCAGGCCTGATCCACCACACGGTGCGCCACCTGGCAGACCTCGGCCACCGCAAGGTCGCCCTGGTGAACCGCTCCCCCGAGCTGGTCGCGGCAGGTTACGGTCCGGCGCGCCGGGCGAGTGAGGGGTTCACCGCCGCAACCCGGGAGCGGCACCTTGAGGGCGTCGAGGCCACATGCGGCGACGACGCCCGCTCGGGCCAGGAGTGCGTCGAGCAGCTCCTGCGGGACCATCCCGACCTGACCGCCGTCACGACCGTCAACGAGGCCGCTCTTCCGGGTGTTCAGCGCGCTCTCGCCGATGCGGGGCTGAGCGTTCCCTCCGACTTCTCCGTCACCGGGGTTGCGGGCCGGATGTGGGCCGAGGACTTCCGACCGCCGCTGACGGCGGCGGACGTCCCCGCCCAGGAGATGGGCGCGCAGGCGGTGGCCCTGCTGATCGAGCGCATCGCCGAGCCGGCTACGCAGCCCCGGCACATCCTGCTGGCCCCTCCGGTCTCCCTGCGGGCCAGCACGGGGGCGGTCCGGTTCCGCTCCTCAGGCCCGCCCGGATCACGGACTGGTGCAGCTCAATGA
- a CDS encoding sugar ABC transporter substrate-binding protein translates to MKPASSRTTALAAVLAAVAIPVLAACNSDSGGSSAVGVDYPRSDTDFWNSYIKYTPQFAKQLKMTLKTTNSQNDVAKLTANIQTFISQGVKGVAMAPQDTAAIAPTLDQLASKKIPVVTVDTRPDSGKVYMVVRADNRAYGEKACQFLGAKLGGKGEVVMLEGDLSSINGRDRTEAFNSCMKQDFPGIKVYGEATNWDGATAAQKLQTDLTAHPGIKGVYMQSSFALSGTLQVLKQKGLLVSPGDPKHVFVVSNDGIPEELSDIAAGKIDATVSQPADLYAKYALYYLQAALDGKTFKPGKTDHASTIIQVRPGVLEDQLSAPLVTADGATYGGVASVKNTDTSLWGNHLG, encoded by the coding sequence ATGAAGCCAGCCTCCAGCAGAACCACGGCCCTGGCAGCCGTCCTCGCCGCCGTGGCGATCCCGGTGCTCGCCGCGTGCAACTCCGACTCCGGCGGCTCGTCCGCCGTCGGCGTGGACTACCCCCGCTCCGACACCGACTTCTGGAACTCGTACATCAAGTACACGCCGCAGTTCGCCAAGCAGCTCAAGATGACGCTGAAGACGACGAACTCCCAGAACGACGTGGCCAAGCTCACCGCCAACATCCAGACCTTCATCAGCCAGGGCGTCAAGGGCGTGGCGATGGCTCCGCAGGACACCGCCGCGATCGCCCCGACGCTCGACCAGCTGGCGAGCAAGAAGATACCCGTCGTCACCGTCGACACCCGCCCCGACAGCGGCAAGGTGTACATGGTGGTCCGTGCCGACAACCGGGCCTACGGCGAGAAGGCCTGCCAGTTCCTCGGCGCCAAGCTCGGCGGCAAGGGGGAGGTCGTCATGCTGGAGGGCGACCTGTCCTCGATCAACGGCCGGGACCGCACGGAAGCCTTCAACTCCTGCATGAAGCAGGACTTCCCCGGCATCAAGGTCTACGGGGAGGCCACCAACTGGGACGGCGCCACCGCGGCGCAGAAGCTGCAGACGGACCTGACCGCCCACCCCGGCATCAAGGGCGTCTACATGCAGTCCAGCTTCGCCCTGTCCGGCACCTTGCAGGTCCTCAAGCAGAAGGGGCTGCTCGTGAGCCCCGGCGACCCCAAGCACGTCTTCGTCGTGTCCAACGACGGCATCCCGGAGGAACTCAGCGACATCGCCGCAGGCAAGATCGACGCCACCGTCTCCCAGCCGGCCGACCTGTACGCCAAGTACGCGCTGTACTACCTGCAGGCCGCCCTGGACGGGAAGACCTTCAAGCCGGGCAAGACCGACCACGCCAGCACCATCATCCAGGTCCGCCCGGGGGTCCTGGAGGACCAGCTGTCCGCACCGCTCGTGACGGCCGACGGCGCCACGTACGGCGGGGTGGCCAGTGTGAAGAACACGGACACCTCCCTGTGGGGCAACCACCTCGGCTGA
- a CDS encoding ABC transporter permease, with amino-acid sequence MPDTVATGTPKDSTDPSKPAVSAERRIAFARLRDLALIPPIIVIAIVGQLVNSVFLQTDNIINVLQTMSEIAVLVLAETMVLIVKKMDLSLESTVGLAPGIAAWLTVPSGAGHGLGLLPGGWAVPVTLAVGLAIGAVNALFIINFGLNGFIVTLGMLIVLRGVLTGVSGGQTFFHLPGSMLYLGSTEWLGMPASVWVCLILFAIGIVVLGFTSFGRSLYAIGGNVDAAKAAGIRTDRVLWTVMITASGLAALSGLMLSGRLASVASAQGNSYIFTVFAAAVIGGISLNGGKGSVFGAFTGILLLYLIQNVLTLGGVPAQWIGALNGGIILIALALSRVTGGKIQE; translated from the coding sequence ATGCCTGACACCGTGGCCACGGGTACACCGAAGGACTCCACCGACCCCTCGAAGCCCGCCGTGTCGGCCGAGCGGCGGATCGCCTTCGCGCGCCTGCGGGACCTCGCCCTGATCCCGCCCATCATCGTGATCGCGATCGTCGGCCAGCTGGTCAACTCCGTCTTCCTGCAGACCGACAACATCATCAACGTCCTCCAGACGATGTCGGAGATCGCGGTCCTGGTCCTGGCGGAGACGATGGTCCTGATCGTCAAGAAGATGGACCTTTCACTGGAATCCACCGTCGGCCTCGCGCCCGGCATCGCCGCCTGGCTCACCGTGCCCTCCGGCGCGGGCCACGGCCTCGGCCTGCTGCCGGGCGGCTGGGCCGTCCCGGTGACGCTCGCCGTCGGGCTGGCCATCGGCGCGGTCAACGCCCTGTTCATCATCAACTTCGGCCTGAACGGCTTCATCGTCACCCTGGGCATGCTGATCGTGCTGCGCGGCGTCCTCACCGGGGTCTCCGGCGGCCAGACCTTCTTCCACCTGCCCGGCTCCATGCTCTACCTGGGATCCACCGAATGGCTGGGGATGCCGGCCTCGGTCTGGGTGTGCCTGATCCTCTTCGCGATCGGCATCGTGGTCCTGGGCTTCACCAGCTTCGGCCGGTCGCTGTACGCCATCGGCGGCAACGTCGACGCGGCCAAGGCGGCCGGCATCCGCACCGACCGGGTGCTGTGGACCGTCATGATCACCGCGAGCGGCCTGGCAGCCCTCAGCGGCCTCATGCTCTCCGGCCGCCTGGCCTCCGTCGCCTCCGCGCAGGGCAACAGCTACATCTTCACCGTCTTCGCCGCGGCCGTCATCGGCGGCATCAGCCTCAACGGCGGCAAGGGCAGCGTCTTCGGAGCCTTCACCGGCATCCTGCTGCTCTACCTCATCCAGAACGTCCTCACCCTCGGCGGTGTCCCCGCTCAGTGGATCGGCGCCCTCAACGGCGGCATCATCCTCATCGCCCTGGCCCTGTCCCGCGTCACCGGCGGGAAGATCCAGGAGTAG
- a CDS encoding cellulose binding domain-containing protein codes for MYERSRPWSVRTVVAALVAVAGLLAVLLAFQPAAAADNPYQRGPDPTLAGVAASRGPFATAQTSVAPGNGFNGGTIYYPTDTSAGTWGAVAIVPGYTALFANEEAWMGPWLSSFGFVVIGIETNSRTDYDAARGTQLLAALDYLTQRSPVRDRVDTSRLSVIGHSMGGGGVVYASEHRPSLKAAVALAPFSPSQNMSTDQVPTMVMAGQNDTVVTPSYLDGLYATMPAATQSDFVQIAGADHVYYTHPQSTEMRLLIPWLKIFVDNDTRYTKFLCPSLADPSGISIYHSKCPYAPPGGSTSGGTTTGGTTTGGTTTGGTTTGGTTTGGTTTGGTTTGGTQGGACTATYATVNTWSGGFQGEVKVTAGGQAISGWTVRWTLGSGQSISQVWNGAISTSGSDVSVRNVSYNGSLQPSASTTFGFLGTGTPADVSLSCTSP; via the coding sequence ATGTACGAGCGTTCACGGCCCTGGTCGGTCAGAACGGTCGTGGCCGCACTGGTGGCCGTCGCGGGACTGCTCGCGGTGTTGCTGGCCTTCCAGCCGGCGGCGGCCGCGGACAATCCCTACCAGCGGGGACCCGACCCCACGCTGGCCGGCGTGGCCGCTTCCAGGGGGCCGTTCGCCACCGCGCAGACGAGCGTCGCGCCGGGCAACGGATTCAACGGCGGCACGATCTACTACCCCACCGACACCAGCGCGGGCACCTGGGGCGCGGTGGCCATCGTCCCCGGATACACCGCCCTGTTCGCCAATGAGGAAGCCTGGATGGGACCCTGGCTGTCCTCCTTCGGGTTCGTCGTGATCGGCATCGAGACCAACAGCCGTACCGACTACGACGCCGCTCGGGGAACCCAACTCCTGGCAGCGCTGGACTACCTCACCCAGCGCAGTCCGGTACGGGACCGCGTCGACACGAGCCGGCTCTCCGTGATCGGCCACTCCATGGGTGGTGGTGGCGTGGTGTACGCCTCCGAGCACCGGCCGTCGCTCAAGGCCGCGGTCGCCCTGGCGCCCTTCTCACCGTCGCAGAACATGTCCACCGACCAGGTGCCGACGATGGTCATGGCCGGGCAGAACGACACCGTGGTCACCCCCTCGTACCTCGACGGCCTCTACGCCACCATGCCGGCCGCCACGCAGAGCGACTTCGTGCAGATCGCCGGCGCCGACCACGTCTACTACACGCATCCGCAGAGCACCGAGATGCGCCTCCTGATCCCCTGGCTCAAGATCTTCGTCGACAACGACACCCGCTACACGAAGTTCCTCTGCCCGTCGCTGGCCGATCCCAGCGGCATTTCGATCTACCACAGCAAGTGCCCCTACGCGCCACCGGGCGGCTCCACCAGCGGTGGCACGACGACGGGTGGCACGACGACGGGTGGCACGACGACCGGTGGCACGACGACCGGTGGCACCACCACCGGCGGCACGACCACCGGCGGCACGACCACGGGAGGCACCCAGGGGGGCGCTTGCACGGCGACGTACGCGACCGTCAACACCTGGTCCGGCGGCTTCCAGGGCGAGGTCAAGGTCACCGCGGGCGGCCAAGCGATCAGCGGCTGGACCGTGCGGTGGACGCTGGGCAGCGGCCAGAGCATCAGTCAGGTGTGGAACGGTGCGATCAGTACCAGCGGCTCCGATGTGTCGGTGCGCAACGTCTCCTACAACGGCTCACTGCAACCGTCCGCGTCGACCACGTTCGGCTTCCTCGGCACCGGTACGCCCGCCGACGTGTCATTGAGCTGCACCAGTCCGTGA
- a CDS encoding sugar kinase, producing MTATGMPGLVTLGETMGLVTAVEIGSLEYARTFTYGIGGAESNVAIGVSRLGAPATWIGRLGADATGDMIERRLRSEGVAVLAARDGAYTGLMVKHRRFGSALCVDYHRAGSAGSRLSPEDVPQGCVEAAGVLHVSGVTTALSPSARDTVFGAVDRARTAGVPVSVDVNYRRKLWSPEAAGPTLRRLVALADVVFAGVEEAQLVLGADGGSSAAALAEGLAALGPAQAVIKDGARGCTARIEGADHRLDALPVEVVDPVGAGDAFVAGYLAELLAGRPASERLRTAVAAGAYAVSVPGDCEGLPRRPELAALESVQDVMR from the coding sequence ATGACCGCGACGGGCATGCCGGGCCTGGTCACCCTCGGGGAGACCATGGGACTGGTCACCGCAGTCGAGATCGGCTCCCTGGAGTACGCCCGCACCTTCACCTACGGCATCGGTGGCGCCGAGAGCAACGTCGCCATCGGAGTGTCCCGGCTGGGAGCGCCCGCCACCTGGATAGGCCGGCTCGGCGCCGACGCGACGGGGGACATGATCGAGCGCCGCCTGCGTTCCGAGGGCGTCGCCGTCCTCGCGGCCCGCGACGGGGCCTATACGGGACTGATGGTCAAGCACCGCCGCTTCGGCAGCGCGCTCTGCGTGGACTACCACCGCGCGGGGAGTGCCGGATCCCGGCTGAGCCCGGAGGACGTCCCGCAGGGCTGCGTCGAGGCCGCGGGGGTCCTGCACGTCAGCGGCGTCACGACAGCGCTGTCCCCCTCGGCCCGCGACACGGTGTTCGGCGCCGTCGACCGGGCCCGGACCGCCGGGGTGCCGGTCAGCGTCGACGTCAACTACCGCCGCAAACTGTGGAGCCCCGAAGCAGCCGGCCCTACGCTTCGACGTCTCGTCGCGCTCGCCGACGTGGTGTTCGCGGGCGTGGAGGAGGCGCAGCTGGTGCTCGGCGCGGACGGCGGGTCCTCGGCCGCCGCTCTGGCGGAAGGGCTGGCCGCGCTGGGGCCGGCTCAGGCGGTCATCAAGGACGGGGCACGGGGTTGCACGGCACGTATCGAGGGCGCTGACCACCGGCTCGACGCTCTGCCCGTCGAGGTCGTCGACCCGGTCGGCGCCGGCGACGCGTTCGTCGCCGGATACCTGGCCGAACTCCTGGCCGGCAGGCCCGCGTCGGAGCGGCTGCGGACGGCTGTCGCCGCAGGCGCGTACGCGGTGAGCGTGCCGGGGGACTGCGAAGGGCTTCCCCGGCGACCGGAGCTGGCGGCTCTGGAGTCCGTCCAGGACGTCATGAGGTGA
- a CDS encoding endo-1,4-beta-xylanase produces MAAATGVAVSASLAVVALATSAPHAAAAGSLGSAAAQSGRYFGTAVPASKLGNSAYSTILDREFNMITPENEMKWDTIEPSRGNFNFGPADQIVSHAQAHGQRMRGHTLVWHNQLPSWVSNLSASDLQSAMDNHITTEMNHYKGKVYAWDVVNEAFADGGSGQHRSSPFQDKLGNGFIEHAFRTARSADSSAKLCYNDYNIENWSDAKTQGVYNMVKDFKSRGVPIDCVGFQSHFGSSGPPSSFQTTLTNFAALGVDVQLTELDIAQAGTTQYTNTVRACLNVARCTGITVWGIRDSDSWRSGDNPLLFDGNGNAKPAYTAVLNTLNSGGSTSSPTSPTTPPSSGNTRTIKGAGSGRCVDVPNSTTTDGTQVQLWDCSGNSNQQWTYTSDSELRVLGSKCLDAAGTGNGVKVQIYSCWGGDNQKWRVNSDGTIVGVQSGLCLDATGAATANGTLIELWTCNGGSNQKWS; encoded by the coding sequence GTGGCGGCGGCCACCGGAGTGGCCGTCAGCGCCTCGCTGGCTGTCGTCGCCCTGGCGACATCGGCGCCTCATGCCGCGGCGGCGGGTTCGCTGGGTTCGGCTGCTGCGCAGTCGGGCCGGTATTTCGGTACGGCGGTGCCGGCGAGCAAGCTCGGCAACTCGGCGTACTCCACCATTCTCGACCGGGAATTCAACATGATCACCCCGGAGAACGAGATGAAGTGGGACACCATCGAGCCGTCCCGCGGGAACTTCAACTTCGGTCCCGCGGACCAGATCGTCAGCCACGCCCAGGCCCACGGCCAGCGGATGCGCGGCCACACCCTGGTCTGGCACAACCAGCTGCCCTCCTGGGTCTCGAACCTGTCCGCGTCGGACCTGCAGTCCGCCATGGACAACCACATCACCACCGAGATGAACCACTACAAGGGCAAGGTCTACGCCTGGGACGTGGTCAACGAGGCCTTCGCCGACGGCGGCAGCGGCCAGCACCGCAGCTCGCCCTTCCAGGACAAGCTCGGCAACGGCTTCATCGAGCACGCCTTCCGCACCGCCAGGTCCGCCGACTCGAGCGCGAAGCTCTGCTACAACGACTACAACATCGAGAACTGGTCGGACGCCAAGACCCAGGGCGTCTACAACATGGTCAAGGACTTCAAGTCCCGCGGCGTCCCGATCGACTGCGTCGGCTTCCAGAGCCACTTCGGATCCAGCGGACCGCCCTCCAGCTTCCAGACGACGCTGACGAACTTCGCGGCACTGGGTGTCGACGTCCAGCTCACCGAACTCGACATCGCCCAAGCCGGCACCACCCAGTACACCAACACCGTCCGAGCCTGCCTGAACGTCGCCCGCTGCACCGGCATCACCGTCTGGGGCATCCGCGACAGCGACTCCTGGCGCTCCGGCGACAACCCGCTGCTCTTCGACGGCAACGGCAACGCCAAACCCGCCTACACCGCGGTGCTCAACACCCTCAACTCCGGCGGCTCGACCTCGTCGCCGACCTCGCCGACCACACCGCCGAGCAGCGGCAACACCAGGACGATCAAGGGTGCCGGCTCAGGACGCTGCGTGGACGTGCCCAACTCCACCACCACTGACGGCACCCAGGTGCAGCTGTGGGACTGCTCCGGCAACAGCAACCAGCAGTGGACCTACACCTCCGACAGCGAGCTGAGGGTCCTGGGCAGCAAATGCCTGGACGCGGCCGGGACCGGCAACGGCGTCAAGGTGCAGATCTACTCCTGCTGGGGCGGCGACAACCAGAAGTGGCGCGTCAACTCCGACGGAACCATCGTCGGGGTCCAGTCCGGGCTGTGCCTGGATGCGACCGGCGCCGCCACCGCCAACGGGACGCTGATCGAACTGTGGACCTGCAACGGGGGCAGCAACCAGAAGTGGAGCTGA
- a CDS encoding fuconate dehydratase, whose product MAELIIAVETADVRFPTSLDLDGSDAMNPEPDYSGAYVTVRTSSGATGYGLAFTVGRGNEVEVAAVQSLARLVVGLPVDEVLGDLGGFSRRLTGDSQLRWLGPEKGVIHMAAAAIVNAVWDLYGRREGKPVWRLLAELSPEQLVDLVDFRYLREALTREEALDILRRAEPGRAERAERLMSEGFPAYTTTPGWLGYSDEKLVRLSKAAVAEGFTQIKLKVGADPDEDVRRMRLAREAVGPDIRIAVDANQAWGVQQAIEWMRQLAPYDPYWIEEPTSPDDILGHAAVRKAVAPIKVATGEHTHNQVMFKQLLQAGSLDILQMDASRTAGVTENVAILLLAAKFGVPVCPHAGGLGLCEMVQHLAMFDYVAVSGSMRNRVIEYVDHLHEHFTDPVRIRQGRYLAPTAPGLSAELHAQSAAAHRFPEGAVWRRKAA is encoded by the coding sequence ATGGCCGAGCTGATCATCGCCGTGGAGACGGCCGATGTCCGCTTCCCCACCTCGCTCGACCTGGACGGATCCGACGCGATGAACCCGGAGCCGGACTACTCGGGTGCCTACGTGACCGTACGGACCAGCAGCGGGGCGACGGGCTACGGCCTGGCCTTCACCGTGGGCCGGGGCAACGAGGTGGAGGTCGCCGCCGTCCAGTCCCTCGCCCGACTCGTGGTGGGCCTGCCGGTCGACGAGGTGCTGGGCGACCTCGGCGGCTTCTCGCGCCGCCTGACCGGCGACAGCCAACTGCGGTGGCTGGGGCCGGAGAAGGGCGTGATCCACATGGCCGCGGCGGCGATCGTCAACGCCGTCTGGGACCTCTACGGCCGCCGGGAGGGCAAGCCGGTCTGGCGCCTGCTGGCCGAGCTGTCCCCTGAGCAGTTGGTCGACCTGGTGGACTTCCGCTATCTGCGGGAGGCCCTGACCCGCGAGGAGGCTCTGGACATCCTGCGCCGAGCCGAGCCCGGCCGGGCCGAGCGGGCCGAGCGGCTGATGTCCGAGGGGTTCCCCGCCTACACCACCACACCGGGCTGGCTCGGCTACTCCGACGAGAAACTGGTCCGCCTGTCGAAGGCCGCCGTCGCCGAGGGCTTCACGCAGATCAAGCTGAAGGTGGGGGCGGACCCCGACGAAGACGTCCGGCGGATGCGGCTGGCCCGCGAGGCGGTCGGACCGGACATCCGTATCGCCGTCGACGCAAACCAGGCGTGGGGCGTGCAGCAGGCGATCGAGTGGATGCGGCAGCTGGCTCCCTACGACCCCTACTGGATCGAGGAGCCCACCTCCCCTGACGACATCCTCGGCCATGCCGCCGTCCGCAAGGCGGTCGCGCCGATCAAGGTGGCCACCGGGGAGCACACGCACAACCAGGTGATGTTCAAGCAGCTGCTGCAGGCCGGCTCCCTTGACATCCTGCAGATGGACGCCAGCAGGACCGCGGGGGTGACGGAGAACGTCGCGATCCTGCTGCTGGCCGCCAAGTTCGGCGTCCCGGTGTGCCCGCACGCCGGAGGCCTGGGCCTGTGCGAGATGGTCCAGCACCTGGCCATGTTCGACTACGTGGCCGTCTCCGGCTCCATGCGGAACCGCGTCATCGAGTACGTCGACCACCTCCACGAGCACTTCACCGACCCGGTGCGCATCCGCCAGGGGCGCTATCTGGCGCCGACCGCCCCCGGGCTGAGCGCCGAGCTGCACGCGCAGTCAGCGGCCGCCCACCGCTTCCCCGAGGGCGCCGTGTGGAGGCGGAAGGCGGCATGA
- a CDS encoding sugar ABC transporter ATP-binding protein, translating to MGTAAPVAEASGIVKQFDSTVALDDAHITIHQGQTHALVGRNGAGKSTLVSIMTGLQAPDRGTVAFDGRPAPRLADRDAWRRRVACVYQKSTIIPEVTVAENLFLHRLDRGPLGLVRWSEVRRKSRELLETWSVDVDVRLPARELTIEQRQFVEIARALSFGARFIVLDEPTAQLDGAAISRLFARIEDLQQQGVTFLFISHHLQEVYDICDTVTVFRDARHVLTASVADLPRGELVAAMTGDAAATGRRGSRRPPPSGAGGTLAVGSLTSAGAYQGVSFEVGAGEIVGLAGAAGSGRTEVAETVVGLRAADSGTVDIAGVRPRPGSVPGTLAAGVGFVPQDRHHQGYVPHMSIADNGTLTVPRRLGSYGFINGRVREELARAAIDDLAIKTPGPDLPVAGLSGGNQQKVVMARALANDPRLLVLISPTAGVDVRSKEFLLHKVEETAAGGTAVLLASDELDDLRICDRVLVMVQGHVVAEMPRGWNDHDLVAAMEGVDLDA from the coding sequence ATGGGTACGGCAGCGCCCGTCGCCGAGGCGTCGGGAATCGTCAAGCAGTTCGACTCCACCGTGGCGCTCGACGACGCCCACATCACGATCCACCAGGGACAGACCCACGCACTCGTCGGCCGCAACGGCGCGGGAAAGTCCACCCTGGTGTCCATCATGACCGGCCTGCAGGCCCCCGACCGGGGAACTGTCGCCTTCGACGGCCGGCCCGCCCCGCGGCTGGCGGACCGCGACGCCTGGCGCAGAAGAGTCGCCTGCGTCTACCAGAAGTCCACGATCATCCCGGAAGTGACCGTCGCGGAGAACCTGTTCCTGCACCGCCTGGACCGCGGGCCGCTCGGGCTGGTCCGCTGGAGTGAGGTCCGGCGCAAGTCCCGCGAACTGCTGGAGACGTGGTCGGTGGACGTGGACGTACGCCTCCCGGCCCGAGAACTGACCATCGAACAGCGCCAGTTCGTCGAGATCGCGCGGGCGCTCTCCTTCGGCGCGCGGTTCATCGTCCTCGACGAGCCGACCGCCCAGCTGGACGGTGCGGCCATCAGCCGGCTTTTCGCCCGGATCGAGGACCTCCAGCAGCAGGGCGTGACCTTCCTGTTCATCAGCCATCACCTGCAGGAGGTCTACGACATCTGCGACACCGTGACGGTCTTCCGCGACGCCCGCCACGTCCTCACCGCGTCCGTGGCGGACCTGCCGCGCGGCGAGCTGGTGGCCGCCATGACGGGCGACGCTGCGGCCACCGGCCGGCGCGGGTCACGCCGGCCGCCCCCGTCCGGCGCGGGCGGCACTCTCGCCGTCGGGTCCCTCACCAGCGCCGGCGCCTACCAGGGCGTCTCGTTCGAGGTCGGCGCCGGCGAGATCGTCGGTCTGGCCGGCGCTGCGGGCAGCGGCCGCACCGAGGTCGCGGAAACCGTCGTGGGACTGCGCGCCGCCGACAGCGGGACCGTGGACATCGCCGGTGTCCGTCCCCGGCCCGGCAGCGTTCCCGGCACGCTCGCCGCGGGAGTCGGCTTCGTCCCCCAGGACCGGCACCACCAGGGGTACGTGCCGCACATGTCCATCGCCGACAACGGCACCCTGACCGTCCCCCGCCGCCTGGGCAGTTACGGATTCATCAACGGGCGGGTGCGCGAGGAGCTCGCGCGGGCGGCGATCGACGACCTGGCCATCAAGACACCCGGCCCCGACCTGCCTGTCGCCGGACTGTCAGGGGGCAACCAGCAGAAGGTGGTCATGGCCCGTGCCCTCGCCAACGACCCGAGACTGCTGGTCCTGATCAGCCCGACCGCGGGCGTCGACGTCCGGTCCAAGGAGTTCCTGCTGCACAAGGTGGAGGAGACGGCCGCCGGCGGCACCGCCGTCCTGCTCGCCTCCGACGAACTGGACGACCTGCGCATCTGCGACCGGGTCCTGGTCATGGTCCAGGGCCACGTCGTCGCCGAAATGCCCCGCGGATGGAACGACCACGACCTGGTGGCCGCCATGGAAGGAGTGGACCTCGATGCCTGA
- a CDS encoding cellulose binding domain-containing protein — translation MLAAAVALGVAVGGLVALTAAPAAHADTQICDQYGSTTIQGRYVVQNNRWGTTATQCINVTSSGFQVTQADGTATNGGPKSYPSVFYGCHYTNCSPGTNLPAQLSTISSAPTSVSFSYVGNAVYDAAYDIWLDPTAKKDGVNKTEIMVWYNQTSPVQPVGSRVGTANVAGRSWTVWTGNNGSNDVISFVAPSAIGSWNFDVKAFANETISRGLAQNSWYLTSVQAGFEPWQNGAGLAVTSFSSSVNIGGGSTTGGSTTGGSTTGGTTTGGSTTGGTTTGGSTTGGTTGGSGSPSCKVTVTPQTWAGGYTANVTVANTGSTAVNGWKVGFSLPSGQSITSAWNATVSPSSGSVTASNLSYNAQIPAGGTQSFGFQGTYSGTYAQPAHFTLNGTSCS, via the coding sequence ATGCTGGCAGCAGCCGTGGCGCTCGGCGTCGCCGTCGGGGGTCTAGTCGCCCTGACCGCCGCTCCTGCCGCTCATGCCGACACGCAGATCTGCGACCAGTACGGCTCGACCACCATCCAGGGCCGTTACGTGGTCCAGAACAACCGATGGGGCACCACCGCGACCCAGTGCATCAACGTCACCAGTAGCGGCTTCCAGGTCACCCAGGCCGACGGCACCGCCACCAACGGCGGACCCAAGTCGTACCCGTCGGTCTTCTATGGCTGCCATTACACCAACTGCTCGCCGGGCACCAACCTGCCCGCGCAGCTCAGCACGATCAGCAGCGCGCCGACGAGCGTCTCGTTCAGCTACGTCGGCAACGCCGTCTACGACGCCGCCTACGACATCTGGCTCGACCCGACGGCCAAGAAGGACGGCGTCAACAAGACCGAGATCATGGTCTGGTACAACCAGACCAGTCCCGTCCAGCCCGTCGGCTCCCGCGTGGGAACCGCGAACGTGGCCGGACGCAGCTGGACCGTGTGGACCGGCAACAACGGCTCCAACGACGTGATCTCCTTCGTGGCGCCCTCGGCCATCGGCAGTTGGAACTTCGACGTCAAGGCCTTCGCCAACGAGACGATCAGCCGGGGCCTGGCCCAGAACTCCTGGTACCTCACCAGCGTCCAGGCCGGTTTCGAGCCCTGGCAGAACGGCGCCGGCCTCGCGGTGACGTCCTTCTCGTCCTCGGTGAACATCGGCGGCGGCTCCACCACCGGCGGCTCCACCACCGGCGGCTCCACCACCGGCGGTACGACGACCGGCGGGTCCACCACCGGCGGTACGACGACCGGGGGCTCTACCACCGGTGGCACCACCGGCGGCTCCGGTTCGCCGTCCTGCAAGGTGACCGTCACCCCGCAGACCTGGGCGGGCGGGTACACGGCCAACGTCACCGTGGCCAACACCGGGTCCACCGCTGTCAACGGCTGGAAGGTCGGCTTCAGCCTCCCGTCCGGCCAGTCGATCACCAGTGCCTGGAACGCGACCGTGTCGCCCTCCTCCGGGTCCGTCACCGCGTCCAATCTCTCCTACAACGCCCAGATCCCGGCCGGCGGCACGCAGTCGTTCGGCTTCCAGGGCACATATTCCGGCACCTACGCCCAACCCGCCCACTTCACCCTCAACGGCACCTCCTGCTCCTGA